Genomic window (Thiosulfatimonas sediminis):
CACAAACTCGCCCATGACCGGAATAAACACCAGCATCGAACCGGCAATCACTCCCGGCATCGACAAAGGCAGGGTTACGGTGAGGAACTGTTTCCAAGGTGGGCAGCCCAAGTCGGCAGCGGCCTCCAATAGCGTGTTGTCCATACGGATGAGGGTCGCGTAGAGCGGTAAAATCATAAACGGCAAATAGGTGTAAACCAAGCCGATATAGACCGCTGCTTGCGTATAAAGAATTTCCAAAGGTTGGTCGATGATGCCCATGCCCATTAAAGCCTGATTCAGCAAGCCGTTGTTTTTCAGGATCCCTATCCATGCGTAAACACGAATCAAAAACGACGTCCAAAACGGCAAAATAATCAGCATTAACAGCGGTAAGCGCCATGCTGCCGGTGCTTTGGCAATCGCATAGGCCATCGGGTAGCCGAGCATTAAGGTCAGAAGCGTCGCAATCGCGGCAATCTCGATGGAATTAAGCAGGGCTTTCCAATACAGCGGGTCCTCAAAAATCAGCATGTAGTTGCTAAAGTTGAGGACCAAAGTGACCAAGCCGTCTTCCACTTCGCGAATAAATGGCAGATAGGGCGGTTGCAGCAGTGCAGCTTCGGAAAGGCTGATTTTCAAAATGAACAGAAACGGCAGTAAAAAGAAAATCGCCATCCACAACCAAGGGATGCCGATTAAGCTTTTTTTGCCGAACGAGCTTTTCCAAAGGTGCCAATTTTGCCGAGCTTTGGAGGTCGGCGTTGCGGTCTCTTTAAAAATCATGCTTACTCCAATAACAGAGTGCAAGCGTCCGCTTG
Coding sequences:
- a CDS encoding ABC transporter permease subunit translates to MIFKETATPTSKARQNWHLWKSSFGKKSLIGIPWLWMAIFFLLPFLFILKISLSEAALLQPPYLPFIREVEDGLVTLVLNFSNYMLIFEDPLYWKALLNSIEIAAIATLLTLMLGYPMAYAIAKAPAAWRLPLLMLIILPFWTSFLIRVYAWIGILKNNGLLNQALMGMGIIDQPLEILYTQAAVYIGLVYTYLPFMILPLYATLIRMDNTLLEAAADLGCPPWKQFLTVTLPLSMPGVIAGSMLVFIPVMGEFVIPDLLGGPNTLMIGKLMWTEFFNNKDWPVASALAAVLLLVLIIPFVLWQHFEQRQQAMEEKS